In a single window of the Rhodamnia argentea isolate NSW1041297 chromosome 2, ASM2092103v1, whole genome shotgun sequence genome:
- the LOC115729077 gene encoding uncharacterized protein LOC115729077: MATRASSSLAPTLLLWALSFFAVRRALIASAQSLPPPKYDGFVYAEHPVYSGTIVIEAFLDPVCPDSRDSWPPLKQAVDYYGPRVWLVVHLLPLPYHDNAYVASRALTIVNMLNTSATFPLLELFFKEQVKFYNAQTLNMSKASVVSYIANFATQVVADSLKSAVVSGFENTLTDLKTRVSFKYSASRGVFGTPTFFVNGFSLPDSDSTTSYSGWRSIIDPLITAQGDPREENFYFL, from the exons ATGGCGACGAGGGCGTCGAGCTCTCTAGCTCCGACGCTGCTGCTCTGGGCTCTCTCCTTCTTCGCCGTCCGCCGCGCCCTCATCGCGAGCGCCCAGTCCTTGCCGCCCCCGAAGTACGACGGGTTCGTGTACGCGGAGCACCCGGTCTACTCGGGCACCATCGTGATCGAAGCCTTCCTGGACCCGGTTTGCCCGGACAGCCGGGACTCGTGGCCGCCCCTGAAGCAAGCCGTCGATTACTACGGACCTCGCGTTTGGCTCGTCGTCCACCTCCTCCCTCTGCC TTATCATGACAATGCTTATGTCGCATCGCGTGCGCTGACCATTGTGAATATGCTAAATACATCAGCAACGTTCCCTTTGCTGGAATTGTTCTTCAAGGAGCAG GTGAAGTTTTATAATGCCCAGACTTTAAACATGTCGAAGGCATCTGTGGTGAGTTACATTGCAAACTTTGCTACACAAGTCGTTGCGGACTCCTTGAAATCTGCAGTTGTGTCAGGGTTCGAGAATACACTAACTGATCTTAAAACAAGGGTTTCTTTCAAG TATAGTGCATCAAGAGGAGTATTCGGCACGCCTACTTTCTTCGTCAATGGATTCTCTTTGCCTGATAGCGACTCCACCACAAGTTACAGTGGATGGAGAAGCATTATAGATCCTCTGATAACTGCACAAGGAGATCCACGTgaggaaaatttctattttctctaa
- the LOC115729074 gene encoding LOW QUALITY PROTEIN: E3 ubiquitin-protein ligase ATL23-like (The sequence of the model RefSeq protein was modified relative to this genomic sequence to represent the inferred CDS: deleted 1 base in 1 codon), which produces MGSSNMLQTVFLSLSLPFAGMSAVLVVYVCLLWYVSGGGRLAGTDKPYPEGGLSSQELAKLPRVTGKELGAGTECAVCLEEVDGEEPARLVPGCRHGFHQECADAWLGRHSVCPVCRAKPEARSWLEEAEDRQSPC; this is translated from the exons ATGGGGAGCAGTAACATGCTTCAGACGGTGttcttg tctctctctctcccgttcgCCGGCATGAGCGCGGTGCTCGTGGTCTACGTCTGCCTCCTCTGGTACGTCTCCGGCGGCGGTCGCCTGGCCGGAACGGACAAGCCGTACCCAGAAGGAGGCCTGTCCTCTCAGGAGCTCGCGAAGCTGCCGAGGGTCACGGGGAAGGAGCTAGGGGCGGGGACGGAGTGCGCCGTGTGCCTTGAGGAGGTCGACGGGGAAGAGCCGGCTCGGCTGGTCCCGGGTTGCCGCCACGGGTTCCACCAGGAGTGTGCCGACGCGTGGCTCGGTCGGCACTCGGTGTGCCCCGTTTGCAGGGCCAAGCCCGAGGCTCGGTCGTGGCTCGAAGAAGCCGAAGATCGCCAAAGCCCGTGCTAG